In the genome of Kiloniellales bacterium, one region contains:
- a CDS encoding tetratricopeptide repeat protein has translation MKPARWALAALLLGASAAGAAEPSAYPDYGEGLRWHLNAAEAGDAEAQYRLARFYQAGIKAGRDPVEARRWYAAAAAQGHPQAAFRLAAMLQSGSGGPVDPTEARRWFEAAASLPLAQYNLASLLERGLGGPRDAARAAELYESAARAGVMEAATQLAVMKIDGRGLPEDRVGALAWLIVAAEAGTPGAEESRALLAGQLEPAERQQAGEQARTLRRR, from the coding sequence TTGAAACCCGCTCGCTGGGCCCTGGCGGCACTGCTGCTCGGGGCTTCGGCGGCCGGGGCGGCTGAACCCTCGGCCTATCCCGACTATGGTGAGGGGCTGCGCTGGCACCTCAATGCCGCCGAGGCGGGCGATGCCGAGGCCCAGTACCGTCTCGCGCGCTTCTACCAGGCGGGAATCAAGGCCGGACGGGATCCGGTTGAGGCGCGCCGGTGGTATGCGGCGGCGGCCGCTCAGGGTCACCCCCAGGCCGCCTTTCGCCTCGCCGCCATGCTGCAATCGGGCTCCGGCGGCCCGGTCGACCCGACCGAGGCGCGCCGCTGGTTCGAGGCGGCGGCCAGCCTGCCTCTGGCCCAATACAACCTCGCCAGCCTCCTGGAGCGCGGCCTCGGCGGCCCGCGCGATGCGGCGCGCGCTGCAGAGCTCTACGAATCGGCGGCACGCGCGGGCGTGATGGAAGCGGCGACACAGCTCGCCGTGATGAAAATCGACGGCCGCGGCCTGCCCGAGGACAGGGTGGGCGCCCTCGCCTGGTTGATCGTGGCCGCCGAAGCCGGGACCCCCGGCGCGGAAGAGTCGCGCGCCCTGCTCGCCGGTCAACTCGAGCCGGCGGAGAGGCAGCAAGCCGGCGAGCAGGCGCGGACCTTGCGTCGGCGCTGA
- a CDS encoding methyltransferase domain-containing protein: MPWDPRQYLAFAAPRLRPGLDLIGRIPELAARRIFDLGCGTGELTARLGERWPEARVTGLDSSAEMLERADASSPAAASPRLDWAQGEIATWRPDAPPDLVFSNAALHWVGDHKTLFPRLLGLLAPGGVLAVQMPRNFDQPTHRLLRQTAGQGPWRDRIDLASEAVLEPAAYYDLLAPGTASLDIWETRYFHVLSGEHPVLDWVKGTALRPVYDALSGPSLEDFLARYGAALAEAYPRRSDGTTLLPFRRLFMVARK, from the coding sequence ATGCCTTGGGACCCCCGGCAATATCTCGCCTTCGCAGCGCCGCGGCTGCGTCCGGGGCTGGACCTGATCGGCAGGATCCCCGAGCTCGCCGCGCGGCGAATCTTCGACCTCGGCTGCGGCACGGGCGAGCTGACGGCCCGGCTTGGCGAGCGCTGGCCGGAGGCCCGCGTGACCGGCCTCGACTCCTCGGCCGAGATGCTCGAGCGCGCGGACGCCTCCTCTCCGGCCGCCGCCTCGCCCCGGCTGGACTGGGCGCAGGGCGAGATCGCGACGTGGCGGCCCGACGCGCCGCCGGACCTGGTCTTCTCCAACGCGGCGCTCCACTGGGTGGGGGACCACAAGACCCTGTTTCCCCGACTGCTGGGGCTGCTCGCGCCTGGCGGCGTCCTGGCGGTCCAGATGCCGAGAAACTTCGACCAGCCGACCCACCGCTTGCTGCGCCAGACGGCCGGCCAGGGGCCTTGGCGGGACCGGATCGACCTGGCGTCCGAAGCGGTCCTGGAACCGGCCGCCTACTACGACCTGCTGGCGCCCGGCACAGCCAGTCTGGATATCTGGGAAACCCGCTACTTCCATGTCCTGTCCGGCGAACACCCGGTGCTCGACTGGGTCAAGGGCACCGCTTTGAGACCGGTGTACGACGCCCTGTCGGGCCCGTCGCTGGAGGACTTCCTGGCGCGCTATGGCGCCGCGCTTGCCGAGGCCTACCCGCGGCGGTCGGACGGCACGACGCTGCTGCCGTTTCGCCGGCTTTTCATGGTCGCCCGGAAGTAG